A region of Rhodanobacteraceae bacterium DNA encodes the following proteins:
- a CDS encoding HlyD family secretion protein has product MGDLFRKEALQAQRGQWMGAINLATPLSFVWWALLAAALAAAIVLFLIFGQYTRRADVTGQLEPTAGMLTLSAKTTGIVKRTLVHEGEQVKANQPLVEVAADLVSSMGDTHAVVSAQLRAQETQVRATLANLQPQANEQSRDLRNRIGMLQAQVRQIDVQLALQRKQVITATSFVSKIQPLVTRGVVSVAQFNAYQSAALNDQAQEKALERQRLDTEQQLSALQAQLTQLPLDTTAKANQLRGQLAQLDAQLAENAAQAGTVLRAPRAGIVSTLLVKTGQNVVAGQPVLSILPQGSKLEAQLLVPSSAIGFVAPGNRVVLRYQAYPYQKFGQQYGKVVQVSRSALSNAEVASLLGQNVAVPLYRVLVALDRQHIDAYGKAEALKPGMALNADILLDRRSLWQWVFEPLYGLRQQLAANGAHH; this is encoded by the coding sequence ATGGGAGATCTGTTTCGCAAGGAAGCGTTGCAAGCGCAACGCGGTCAATGGATGGGCGCGATCAATCTCGCGACTCCGCTGTCCTTCGTGTGGTGGGCGTTGCTGGCTGCAGCACTCGCTGCAGCGATCGTCCTGTTCCTGATCTTCGGTCAGTACACCCGCCGCGCCGATGTCACGGGGCAACTCGAGCCCACCGCGGGCATGCTCACCCTTTCGGCCAAGACCACCGGCATCGTCAAGCGCACGCTGGTGCATGAGGGTGAACAGGTCAAGGCGAACCAGCCATTGGTCGAAGTGGCGGCCGATCTGGTCAGCAGCATGGGTGATACCCACGCCGTGGTCAGTGCGCAATTGCGCGCGCAGGAAACCCAGGTTCGCGCCACGCTGGCCAATCTCCAGCCACAGGCTAATGAGCAATCCAGGGATTTGCGCAACCGGATCGGCATGCTGCAGGCGCAGGTGCGCCAGATCGACGTGCAACTGGCCCTGCAACGCAAGCAAGTCATCACGGCCACGAGCTTCGTTTCGAAAATCCAGCCATTGGTGACTCGAGGCGTCGTTTCCGTTGCGCAGTTCAATGCTTACCAATCGGCCGCGTTGAATGATCAGGCTCAGGAGAAGGCGCTGGAACGCCAGCGCCTCGACACCGAACAGCAGTTGAGCGCGCTGCAAGCGCAATTGACGCAACTTCCGCTGGACACCACGGCCAAGGCGAATCAACTGCGTGGACAACTCGCGCAGCTCGACGCACAACTGGCCGAGAACGCTGCACAAGCCGGCACCGTATTGCGCGCGCCGCGCGCGGGCATCGTTTCGACCCTGCTGGTGAAGACAGGCCAGAACGTCGTTGCCGGTCAGCCGGTATTGTCGATCCTGCCGCAGGGGTCGAAGCTGGAGGCGCAACTGCTGGTGCCCAGCAGCGCGATCGGTTTCGTGGCGCCCGGCAACCGCGTGGTGCTGCGCTATCAGGCGTATCCCTATCAGAAGTTCGGCCAGCAATACGGCAAGGTCGTGCAGGTGTCGCGCAGCGCGCTCAGCAACGCTGAGGTGGCGAGTCTGCTGGGCCAGAACGTCGCGGTGCCGTTGTACCGCGTGCTGGTCGCGTTGGACCGCCAACACATCGACGCCTATGGCAAGGCCGAAGCGCTCAAACCCGGCATGGCCCTGAACGCCGACATCCTGCTGGACCGCCGCAGCCTGTGGCAATGGGTATTCGAACCGCTGTACGGCTTGCGGCAGCAGCTTGCAGCCAATGGAGCGCATCACTAA
- a CDS encoding Radical SAM domain protein gives MQTQPSARIKGRGAASNPEGRFESVRHHAEDDGWQSALLDEAAPRPRTEVREETARSIISRNDSPDVPFEQSINPYRGCEHGCIYCFARPSHSYLNLSPGLDFETRLFAKTNAAELLAKELARPGYRCTPINLGANTDPYQPIERRCAITRAILEVLRDANHPCTIVTKNALVERDLDLLAPMAKQRLVQVFVSCAQLDNHLASKLEPRASAPHRRIAAIKALNDAGVPCGVLVAPIIPALTDRDLEHVLEAASQAGARVAGYTVLRLPWELKTLFREWLELHVPQRAEHVMSLVRQMRGGRDYNSDFRTRMHGEGEFARLLSRRFEVACRKFGYVRRREWPLDCTRFTPPREASPQGDLF, from the coding sequence ATGCAAACCCAGCCATCCGCGCGCATCAAGGGCCGGGGCGCGGCGTCCAACCCGGAGGGCCGCTTCGAATCGGTGCGCCACCACGCCGAGGACGATGGCTGGCAGAGCGCGCTGCTGGACGAGGCCGCACCGCGGCCGCGCACCGAGGTCCGCGAGGAAACTGCGCGTTCGATCATCAGCCGCAACGATTCGCCGGACGTGCCGTTCGAGCAGTCGATCAACCCGTATCGCGGTTGCGAACACGGCTGCATCTATTGTTTCGCGCGTCCCTCGCACAGTTACCTGAACCTGTCGCCGGGACTCGACTTCGAGACCAGGCTGTTCGCCAAGACCAATGCAGCCGAACTGTTGGCGAAGGAACTCGCGCGCCCCGGCTACCGCTGCACGCCGATCAACCTGGGCGCCAACACCGATCCGTACCAGCCCATCGAGCGGCGCTGCGCGATCACGCGCGCGATCCTGGAAGTGCTGCGCGACGCGAACCATCCCTGCACCATCGTCACCAAGAACGCGCTGGTCGAACGCGATCTGGATTTGCTGGCGCCGATGGCGAAGCAACGCCTCGTGCAGGTGTTCGTGTCGTGCGCGCAGCTCGACAATCACTTGGCATCGAAACTGGAACCGCGCGCCTCGGCGCCGCACCGCCGCATCGCGGCGATCAAGGCGCTGAACGATGCCGGCGTGCCGTGCGGCGTGCTGGTCGCGCCGATCATTCCGGCACTGACCGACCGCGACCTGGAACACGTGCTGGAAGCCGCGTCGCAAGCCGGCGCGCGCGTGGCCGGCTACACCGTGCTGCGGCTGCCGTGGGAACTGAAGACGTTGTTCCGCGAATGGCTGGAACTGCACGTGCCGCAACGCGCCGAACACGTGATGAGCCTGGTGCGGCAGATGCGCGGCGGCCGCGACTACAACAGCGACTTCCGCACCCGCATGCACGGCGAGGGCGAATTCGCGCGCCTGCTGTCGCGGCGGTTCGAGGTCGCCTGCCGCAAGTTCGGCTACGTGCGCCGCCGCGAATGGCCGCTGGATTGCACGCGCTTCACGCCGCCGCGTGAGGCTTCTCCTCAAGGCGATCTGTTTTAG
- a CDS encoding S9 family peptidase, with product MPAFTRCLALLLAGFIFVPLARADAPPAQSENARIEHILAQRAKVKDIPVVALSWDGQRLAWVVSHDDKTTLMLASWNGQNARPAGIPGDCREQDLRWAPRANELAVLTRCKVDPSNTKPIRGAIWLIDVQRGQPPRKLADIEGFAQGMQWSRDGQRIAFLYVPGATRLPYATASGNPRVGVIGETDEQVERIAQIPVAGGAVEVLTPENLYVYEFRLSPIGNRLAYTAAPPPGDNNWWTAKLYVQDARAGAAPKMIVDPATVEGPLHGLQMALPRWSPDAARIVFIGGLMSDRGATGGDLYGVPASGGTPIDLTEGIKVTPAWFTFLGPRSLLVNQIASGKVQVTEYTLDGNVARQTRTWFTAPGRIGDGRAELSVALSDKAPLRIAYAADSFDEPPEVHAGLLATRPPPAVTTINADLKPEWGKTQSVEWNHGGFRVQGWLMYPARYDAHRRYPMIVYVHGGPSSATLPAWRNNATALSQFGYFVLMPNPRGSFGEGEAFAQAIRNQMGYGDLDDILAGVDKVEKLAPIDNARLGMTGWSYGGFMSMFAPTRTHRFKAVVAGAGLSDWQSYYGENQIDQWMIPFFGASLYDDPAAYAKSSAINFIRNTQTPALIVVGERDEECPAPQSFEYWHALKTLGVPTTLVVYANQGHHIADHVDQEDILRRTLDWFGKYLSASQ from the coding sequence ATGCCCGCCTTCACGCGTTGTCTCGCCCTGCTGCTCGCCGGTTTCATTTTCGTGCCGCTCGCGCGCGCCGACGCGCCGCCGGCGCAATCGGAAAACGCGCGGATCGAGCACATCCTGGCGCAACGCGCCAAAGTCAAGGACATCCCGGTCGTGGCGCTGTCCTGGGACGGACAGCGTCTTGCGTGGGTGGTGTCGCACGACGACAAGACCACGCTGATGCTCGCGTCGTGGAACGGACAGAACGCCCGCCCGGCCGGGATTCCGGGCGATTGCCGTGAACAGGACCTTCGCTGGGCGCCGCGCGCAAACGAGCTGGCGGTGCTGACCCGCTGCAAGGTCGATCCTTCCAACACCAAGCCGATCCGCGGCGCGATCTGGCTGATCGATGTGCAGCGCGGCCAGCCGCCGCGCAAGCTCGCCGACATCGAGGGCTTCGCGCAGGGCATGCAGTGGAGCCGTGACGGCCAGCGCATCGCGTTCCTGTACGTGCCGGGCGCGACGCGCCTGCCCTACGCGACCGCATCCGGCAACCCGCGCGTCGGCGTGATCGGCGAAACCGATGAGCAGGTGGAGCGTATCGCGCAGATCCCGGTTGCGGGAGGTGCGGTGGAAGTCCTGACGCCCGAGAACCTGTACGTCTACGAATTCCGGCTGTCGCCGATCGGCAACCGCCTTGCGTACACCGCCGCGCCGCCGCCGGGCGACAACAACTGGTGGACGGCCAAACTGTACGTGCAGGATGCGCGGGCGGGCGCCGCGCCCAAGATGATCGTCGATCCGGCCACGGTGGAAGGCCCGCTGCATGGACTGCAGATGGCGCTGCCGCGCTGGTCCCCCGATGCCGCGCGCATCGTTTTCATCGGCGGACTGATGAGCGATCGCGGCGCCACCGGCGGCGACCTCTACGGCGTGCCCGCGTCGGGCGGCACGCCGATCGACCTGACCGAAGGCATCAAGGTCACGCCGGCGTGGTTCACCTTCCTCGGCCCGCGCTCGCTGCTGGTCAACCAGATCGCGAGCGGCAAGGTGCAGGTCACGGAATACACGCTCGACGGCAACGTCGCGCGGCAGACCCGCACCTGGTTCACCGCACCCGGCCGCATCGGCGACGGGCGCGCCGAACTGTCCGTGGCGCTGTCGGACAAGGCGCCGTTGCGCATCGCCTACGCCGCGGATTCCTTCGATGAGCCGCCCGAGGTGCACGCAGGCTTGCTCGCCACCCGGCCGCCGCCCGCGGTCACGACCATCAACGCCGATCTCAAACCCGAATGGGGCAAGACGCAATCGGTGGAATGGAACCACGGCGGTTTCCGCGTGCAGGGCTGGCTGATGTACCCGGCCCGCTACGACGCGCACCGGCGCTATCCGATGATCGTGTACGTCCACGGCGGCCCGTCCTCGGCCACCCTTCCGGCCTGGCGCAACAACGCGACCGCGCTTTCGCAATTCGGCTACTTCGTGCTGATGCCGAACCCGCGCGGCAGCTTCGGCGAAGGCGAGGCGTTCGCGCAGGCCATCCGCAACCAGATGGGCTACGGCGATCTCGACGACATCCTCGCGGGCGTGGACAAGGTCGAGAAACTGGCGCCGATCGACAACGCCCGGCTCGGGATGACGGGCTGGAGCTACGGCGGTTTCATGAGCATGTTCGCGCCGACGCGCACCCACCGTTTCAAGGCGGTGGTGGCGGGCGCGGGGCTGTCCGACTGGCAGAGCTACTACGGCGAGAACCAGATCGACCAGTGGATGATCCCGTTCTTCGGCGCGTCGCTGTACGACGATCCGGCGGCCTACGCGAAAAGTTCGGCGATCAATTTCATCAGGAACACCCAAACGCCCGCGTTGATCGTGGTGGGCGAGCGCGACGAGGAATGCCCGGCGCCGCAGTCGTTCGAATACTGGCACGCGCTCAAGACGCTGGGCGTGCCGACCACGCTGGTGGTGTACGCCAACCAGGGTCACCACATCGCCGACCATGTCGATCAGGAAGACATCCTGCGACGCACGCTGGACTGGTTCGGGAAATACCTGTCGGCGTCCCAATGA